In one Spirosoma rigui genomic region, the following are encoded:
- a CDS encoding endonuclease/exonuclease/phosphatase family protein, which produces MSTAHLVLSYYSSFVIVASFAHLIRLDYWWIRMWDFPHLQVALLTVLGLFAWVTIGPNVDGLLWILPIGLIAAAGYQGWLIYPYTPLHKREVQSRPRSKDEQGNDPNTLRLLTANVYQENTHQPDVLALINKHQPDIVLLLETNEVWKKAMQPIEKTYPHQIHCPLENMYGLLFYSRLPMVSHELRFLIQDDIPSIYVQLTMASGQLVHFYGVHPMPPSPTEHYRSTERDAELLLVGKEARRKSGPIIVAGDLNDVAWSHTTRLFQRVSGLLDPRIGRGLFSTFNANYFFLRWPLDHVFVSHHFQLAQLTRLPNCGSDHFPILVSLTYKPDPANTEDLPEPEGDDLKETHEIIKKAAETE; this is translated from the coding sequence ATGTCTACAGCACATCTGGTTCTCTCCTATTATAGTAGTTTTGTAATCGTTGCTTCCTTCGCCCACTTAATCAGGCTCGACTACTGGTGGATACGGATGTGGGACTTCCCGCACTTGCAGGTAGCCTTGCTGACGGTTCTGGGGTTGTTTGCCTGGGTTACGATCGGCCCTAATGTAGACGGGTTACTCTGGATTCTGCCCATTGGGCTGATAGCCGCTGCCGGCTACCAGGGATGGCTTATTTATCCTTACACTCCATTGCACAAACGGGAAGTGCAGTCGCGACCCCGGTCGAAAGACGAGCAGGGGAATGATCCAAATACGTTGCGGCTGCTTACGGCTAATGTATACCAGGAGAACACTCACCAGCCCGACGTACTGGCACTGATCAACAAACACCAGCCCGATATTGTCCTGCTTCTCGAAACGAACGAGGTATGGAAGAAAGCAATGCAGCCGATCGAAAAGACGTACCCGCACCAGATTCACTGTCCGCTGGAAAACATGTATGGGTTGCTGTTCTATTCGCGCTTGCCTATGGTATCCCACGAACTGCGGTTTCTCATCCAGGACGACATACCATCGATATACGTACAACTGACCATGGCGTCGGGCCAGCTTGTTCACTTCTACGGCGTGCACCCCATGCCGCCCAGCCCTACTGAGCACTACCGGTCTACGGAGCGGGACGCCGAACTACTGCTGGTGGGTAAGGAAGCCCGGCGTAAATCAGGCCCCATTATCGTAGCCGGTGATCTGAACGACGTCGCCTGGTCGCACACCACTCGCCTGTTTCAACGAGTAAGTGGCTTGCTCGATCCCCGTATCGGGCGGGGGTTATTCAGTACGTTCAATGCCAATTATTTTTTCCTGCGTTGGCCGCTCGATCACGTGTTTGTCTCCCATCATTTTCAGCTGGCTCAGCTCACCCGCCTGCCCAACTGTGGATCGGACCATTTCCCCATACTGGTATCGCTTACCTACAAGCCAGATCCCGCCAATACCGAAGATTTGCCCGAACCAGAAGGCGATGATCTGAAAGAGACGCATGAAATAATCAAGAAGGCGGCCGAAACAGAATAG
- the pgi gene encoding glucose-6-phosphate isomerase, with product MLPTHRFTDLPAYAQLKAHYDAVSGQHLRDLFAADPDRFPKFTRKFEDILLDFSKNRITDETFGLLLQLAEQAGLTEAIGKMFSGDAINQTENRAVLHIALRNRANTPILVDGADVMPEVNAVLDHMKSFTERVRSGAWTGYTGKAITDVVNIGIGGSDLGPVMVTEALKPYADDQKLRVHFVSNVDGVHIYETLQTVSPETTLFLIASKTFTTQETMTNAQSARQWFLDNGGSEGDIAKHFAALSTNKAAVEKFGIDPENMFGFWDWVGGRYSLWSAIGLSIALYIGFDNFEELLAGGHAMDEHFRDTPADQNLPVVLALMGIWYNNFFGAQTEAILPYDQYMHRFAAYFQQGDMESNGKSVDRNGQPVDYQTGPIIWGEPGTNGQHAFYQLIHQGTKLIPCDFLAPAISQRPLGEHHKILMANYFAQTEALMNGKTEEEAADELRQSGKSEEAIQALAPFKAFSGNRPTNSILFKKLTPRTLGSLIALYEHKIFTQGVIWNIFSFDQWGVELGKQLASRILPELQDDAPVDTHDSSTNGLMNAFKFMRAE from the coding sequence ATGCTCCCTACTCATCGATTTACCGACCTCCCGGCCTATGCCCAACTGAAAGCGCATTATGACGCGGTAAGTGGTCAGCACCTGCGCGACCTGTTTGCCGCCGATCCTGACCGCTTCCCCAAATTCACGCGTAAGTTCGAAGATATTCTGCTCGACTTTTCCAAAAACCGCATAACCGACGAAACCTTCGGCCTGCTGTTGCAACTCGCCGAGCAGGCCGGGTTGACCGAGGCCATTGGGAAGATGTTTTCGGGCGATGCCATCAACCAGACCGAGAACCGGGCCGTTTTGCACATTGCCCTGCGCAACCGCGCCAACACGCCCATTCTGGTCGACGGTGCCGACGTGATGCCGGAAGTCAATGCCGTACTGGACCATATGAAGTCATTTACGGAGCGGGTGCGGTCGGGCGCCTGGACGGGTTATACCGGCAAGGCCATCACCGATGTCGTTAATATTGGTATTGGTGGATCGGACCTCGGCCCCGTTATGGTGACCGAAGCGTTAAAGCCCTATGCCGACGATCAGAAACTGCGGGTTCACTTCGTCTCGAACGTCGATGGCGTACACATCTACGAAACGCTGCAAACGGTTTCGCCGGAAACAACGCTGTTTCTGATTGCATCCAAGACCTTTACCACGCAGGAAACCATGACCAACGCCCAGAGCGCCCGGCAGTGGTTCCTGGACAACGGCGGGTCGGAAGGAGATATCGCCAAACACTTCGCAGCTTTGTCGACAAACAAGGCAGCCGTTGAGAAATTCGGAATCGATCCCGAAAATATGTTCGGTTTCTGGGACTGGGTTGGCGGTCGTTACTCGCTCTGGTCGGCCATTGGCTTGTCGATTGCGCTTTATATTGGTTTCGACAATTTCGAAGAGTTGCTGGCGGGTGGTCACGCCATGGACGAGCACTTCCGCGATACGCCTGCCGATCAGAACCTGCCGGTGGTGCTGGCGCTGATGGGTATCTGGTACAACAATTTCTTCGGGGCTCAAACAGAAGCTATTCTACCCTACGATCAGTATATGCACCGTTTCGCGGCTTATTTTCAGCAGGGCGATATGGAAAGTAATGGGAAGTCGGTAGATCGCAATGGCCAGCCCGTCGATTACCAGACGGGTCCTATCATCTGGGGGGAGCCGGGCACCAATGGACAGCACGCCTTTTATCAGCTTATTCACCAGGGCACGAAGTTAATACCGTGCGATTTTCTGGCCCCGGCTATCAGCCAGCGGCCCCTCGGTGAGCACCACAAGATTTTAATGGCCAATTATTTTGCGCAGACCGAAGCGCTGATGAATGGCAAAACGGAGGAGGAAGCGGCCGACGAACTGCGGCAGTCGGGCAAAAGCGAAGAAGCCATTCAGGCGCTGGCGCCGTTCAAGGCATTTTCGGGCAATCGTCCAACGAATTCGATCCTGTTCAAGAAGCTGACGCCCCGTACGCTGGGTAGTCTGATTGCCCTGTATGAACACAAAATATTCACCCAGGGCGTCATCTGGAACATATTCAGCTTCGATCAGTGGGGCGTAGAATTGGGCAAGCAACTGGCCAGCCGTATCCTGCCGGAGCTACAGGACGACGCACCGGTTGATACGCACGACAGTTCGACGAATGGGCTGATGAACGCCTTCAAATTCATGCGGGCTGAGTAG
- a CDS encoding MGMT family protein, whose protein sequence is MTTARDYFGEVYDVVRLVPRGRVTTYGAIARYLSLRAGARMVGWAMNASHGHKVPAHRVINSQGVLSGKHFFGGPTIMQQLLEDEGIRVVDDRVVDFKTVFWDPSSELAL, encoded by the coding sequence ATGACAACAGCACGCGATTATTTTGGTGAAGTATACGACGTAGTGCGACTGGTCCCGCGCGGACGGGTGACTACCTACGGCGCCATTGCGCGGTACCTGAGCCTGCGGGCGGGGGCGCGCATGGTGGGTTGGGCGATGAATGCATCACACGGCCATAAGGTACCGGCCCACCGCGTCATCAACAGCCAGGGCGTCTTGTCGGGAAAGCATTTTTTTGGTGGGCCCACCATTATGCAGCAACTGCTCGAAGATGAAGGTATACGGGTTGTCGACGACCGGGTCGTCGATTTCAAAACCGTCTTCTGGGACCCGTCCAGCGAGCTGGCTCTGTGA
- a CDS encoding sigma-54-dependent transcriptional regulator, which translates to MEKILIIDDNNDICLLLERFLSKQGYKTDSVQRGEDGLTLLRKEAYELVICDFKLPDIDGLEMLRRIKVMHPNTAVIIITGYSDVRVAVQTVKHGAYDYVTKPLYPDEILYTIKSALERRSQSLSQPAGSTAVSGSTTKTTAAKTSAKTILTPDGKRFIFGKSRVADQLQKHIDLIAPTDMSVIITGETGTGKEFVANAIHLKSKRSDKPFVAIDCGALSKELAGSELFGHVKGSFTGAMADKAGSFEFANGGTLFLDEIGNLSYDNQIKLLRVLQERKIRRIGSNQDIPVDVRIIVATNEDLRDAVRQGRFREDIYHRINEFEMHLSPLRERKADIMIFAEHFLELANRQLEKDIQGFEEEAREKLKEYYWHGNLRELQNVVKRAVLLTQGDYIEADVLPHEILSPQYLTPVETAPDVEVSYHPNRPGMPVISQSAANLKSVSESAERAAILKVLEKTGYNKTKAAEVLNIDRKTLYNKLKAYDIHL; encoded by the coding sequence ATGGAAAAAATCCTGATCATCGACGATAATAATGATATTTGTCTACTGCTGGAGCGCTTTTTAAGCAAACAGGGGTACAAGACAGATTCAGTTCAGCGGGGCGAAGATGGTCTGACTTTGCTTCGAAAAGAAGCTTATGAATTAGTTATATGCGATTTCAAACTCCCGGATATTGACGGTCTGGAGATGTTACGGCGGATAAAGGTCATGCACCCCAACACCGCCGTCATTATCATTACCGGCTATTCCGACGTTCGGGTAGCTGTACAGACGGTAAAGCATGGTGCGTATGACTACGTAACAAAACCCCTTTACCCGGACGAGATTCTATATACCATAAAAAGCGCTCTGGAACGGCGCAGTCAGTCGCTTAGCCAGCCCGCCGGTTCTACGGCCGTCTCCGGCTCAACTACCAAAACTACCGCGGCCAAAACATCAGCCAAGACGATCCTCACGCCCGATGGCAAGCGATTTATCTTTGGTAAAAGTCGGGTAGCCGATCAACTCCAGAAACACATCGATCTCATTGCCCCAACCGATATGTCGGTGATTATCACCGGCGAAACGGGTACGGGTAAAGAGTTTGTCGCCAATGCTATTCATCTCAAGAGCAAGCGTTCTGACAAGCCATTCGTCGCTATCGACTGCGGTGCCCTCAGCAAGGAACTGGCAGGCAGTGAGTTATTTGGTCACGTAAAAGGATCGTTTACCGGCGCTATGGCCGACAAGGCCGGTAGCTTCGAATTTGCCAACGGCGGCACGCTCTTCCTCGACGAGATCGGTAATCTGTCCTACGATAACCAGATTAAATTACTGCGTGTGTTACAGGAGCGCAAGATCCGGCGGATCGGCTCAAATCAGGATATTCCGGTCGACGTTCGAATCATTGTGGCGACCAACGAAGATCTGCGTGACGCTGTGCGGCAGGGACGTTTCCGCGAGGACATCTACCACCGCATCAATGAGTTTGAGATGCACCTGTCGCCCCTGCGGGAACGCAAGGCCGATATTATGATATTTGCCGAGCATTTCCTCGAACTGGCTAATCGGCAACTGGAGAAAGACATCCAGGGGTTTGAGGAAGAAGCCCGTGAAAAGCTGAAAGAATACTACTGGCATGGTAACCTGCGGGAGCTTCAGAACGTAGTGAAACGGGCCGTGTTGCTAACCCAGGGCGATTACATTGAGGCCGATGTGCTGCCCCACGAGATTCTGTCACCGCAGTACCTGACACCCGTTGAAACGGCTCCTGATGTTGAAGTAAGCTACCATCCCAATCGACCCGGTATGCCCGTAATCAGCCAGTCGGCAGCCAATCTTAAATCCGTTTCGGAAAGCGCCGAGCGGGCGGCTATTTTGAAGGTGCTCGAAAAAACAGGCTACAATAAAACGAAAGCTGCCGAAGTACTCAATATCGACCGCAAGACGCTATATAATAAACTCAAAGCCTACGATATTCACCTTTAG
- a CDS encoding ArnT family glycosyltransferase, which translates to MNQKLFYSLLLAGLGALFFIPFLGGVRLFDWDEINFAECAREMIALGDYLRVHIDYKPFFEKPPFFFWCQSAMMNLFGVSEFSARLPNAICGIITLVYLYQLGQKLNGHRFGLLWALAYLGSVTPHLYFRSGIIDPFFNLFIFASLVNVIFASWKRERLTTPIHTPKPQWLYLLLGGLVLGLGILTKGPVAYLIVGLVLFVYWVLSRFRFFISPIQFIGFSLAAGLAALAWGGLETYLHGPVFVREFLTYNVRLFSTPDAGHGGFPGYHFIILLVGCFPASIFAIRAFAPMFIERNYQREFRRWMLILFWVVLILFSVVQSKIVHYSSLCYFPLTYLAALTLVQLEERKIQFSLWLRAGLIGIGGIFILATVAAPFLAQRMDLVRAWADQDPFTQGNLNAAINWTGWEALPGVWLLIVLAVAIRWYSTRQPGQASVALFGGMAVFITLTLWFFIGRIEGISQDAAMRFFERTQGQNVYVRTYGYRSYGPFFYTMKPPVTNPNYYNDDWLMHGRIDKDVLFIRKSTTAPTHLDSLPDVRRTGEENGFVFYRRQAR; encoded by the coding sequence ATGAATCAAAAACTTTTTTATTCCCTGCTGCTTGCCGGTTTAGGCGCCCTGTTCTTTATTCCCTTCCTTGGGGGCGTCCGGCTATTCGACTGGGATGAAATCAACTTTGCCGAATGCGCCCGCGAAATGATCGCCCTGGGCGACTACCTGCGGGTGCATATCGACTATAAGCCGTTTTTCGAAAAACCGCCGTTCTTCTTCTGGTGCCAGTCGGCCATGATGAACCTCTTTGGGGTGAGTGAGTTTTCGGCCCGGCTTCCCAACGCCATCTGCGGGATTATCACGCTCGTTTATCTTTACCAGCTGGGTCAGAAATTAAACGGCCACCGCTTCGGACTGCTCTGGGCGCTGGCTTATCTGGGTTCTGTAACGCCCCACCTGTATTTCCGGTCGGGTATCATCGACCCGTTTTTCAACCTGTTTATCTTCGCCAGCCTGGTCAACGTAATCTTTGCCTCGTGGAAACGCGAGCGCCTGACTACGCCCATCCATACGCCCAAGCCGCAGTGGCTCTACCTGCTGCTGGGCGGCCTGGTGCTGGGACTGGGCATCCTCACCAAGGGACCCGTTGCCTATTTGATCGTGGGGCTGGTACTATTCGTGTACTGGGTGCTCAGCCGATTCCGGTTCTTTATTTCGCCCATTCAGTTCATCGGCTTTTCGCTGGCGGCTGGCCTGGCCGCACTGGCCTGGGGCGGTCTGGAGACGTACCTGCATGGCCCCGTGTTCGTGCGCGAATTTCTGACCTATAACGTTCGCCTGTTCAGCACGCCCGACGCGGGGCACGGCGGCTTTCCGGGCTATCACTTCATCATCTTGCTGGTGGGCTGCTTTCCGGCCTCGATCTTCGCCATCCGGGCGTTTGCGCCTATGTTCATCGAGCGTAACTACCAGCGTGAATTCCGGCGGTGGATGCTCATTCTGTTCTGGGTGGTGCTGATTCTGTTCAGTGTTGTGCAGTCCAAAATCGTGCATTATTCGTCGCTCTGCTATTTTCCCCTCACCTACCTGGCCGCGCTGACGCTGGTACAGCTCGAAGAGCGCAAGATTCAGTTCAGCCTCTGGCTCAGAGCGGGCTTGATTGGGATTGGCGGCATTTTCATTCTGGCAACGGTAGCCGCTCCATTTCTGGCCCAACGCATGGATTTAGTCAGGGCCTGGGCCGACCAGGACCCCTTTACGCAGGGTAACCTCAACGCAGCCATCAACTGGACGGGCTGGGAAGCACTGCCGGGCGTATGGCTGCTGATTGTGCTGGCAGTGGCAATCCGCTGGTACAGTACCCGCCAGCCCGGTCAGGCGTCGGTTGCGTTGTTTGGGGGCATGGCTGTGTTTATTACGCTGACGTTGTGGTTCTTCATCGGACGTATCGAAGGTATTTCGCAGGACGCAGCCATGCGCTTTTTCGAACGGACGCAGGGACAGAACGTCTACGTCCGCACGTATGGCTACCGTAGTTACGGCCCTTTCTTTTACACCATGAAACCGCCGGTCACGAATCCGAACTACTACAACGACGACTGGCTCATGCACGGCCGAATCGATAAAGACGTGCTGTTCATCCGGAAAAGTACCACCGCCCCTACCCACCTCGACTCTCTACCCGATGTGCGCCGTACCGGCGAGGAAAACG
- a CDS encoding response regulator transcription factor: MNGVTTAKRVLIIDDEADICLLLSGLLRRLGYQPTCAHFIEEGRQCLSSQQFDAIFLDLNLPDGLGFDLLSAIKEMQADAKIIMISAFDGQAERRRATDQGANYFIGKPFTRRSVEMALQTIQD; this comes from the coding sequence ATGAATGGAGTTACAACTGCCAAACGCGTGTTGATTATTGACGATGAAGCTGACATTTGCCTGCTGTTATCGGGTCTTCTACGCCGGCTGGGTTACCAGCCAACCTGCGCCCACTTCATCGAAGAAGGGCGCCAATGCCTCAGCTCCCAGCAGTTTGACGCGATCTTTCTCGACCTGAATCTTCCCGATGGTCTCGGGTTCGATTTGTTGTCGGCTATTAAGGAAATGCAGGCCGATGCCAAGATCATAATGATCAGCGCTTTCGACGGTCAGGCCGAACGACGTCGGGCTACCGACCAGGGAGCCAACTATTTTATTGGTAAACCGTTCACTCGCCGGTCAGTGGAGATGGCTTTGCAAACCATTCAGGATTGA
- a CDS encoding precorrin-2 dehydrogenase/sirohydrochlorin ferrochelatase family protein translates to MNTLFPIFVKAEKLRILIVGGGYVGLEKLTAVLANSPEARVTLIAPEIRAEIPELAQQHPLVTLVQQPYHIDNLEGFDLVIVGTNDKAVNRQVQADCKARHLLVNVADTPDLCDFYLSSVVKKGDLKIAISTNGKSPTFAKRFREVLEEILPDSLQETLDNLTAIRNQLKGDFVQKMEKLNEITKVLR, encoded by the coding sequence ATGAATACCCTCTTTCCCATTTTTGTTAAGGCGGAGAAACTACGCATCCTGATCGTGGGTGGGGGCTACGTAGGACTCGAAAAGCTGACCGCCGTACTGGCTAACTCCCCCGAAGCCCGCGTGACGCTTATCGCGCCCGAGATACGGGCAGAGATACCAGAACTTGCCCAACAGCATCCCCTGGTAACGCTGGTACAGCAACCGTATCACATCGACAATCTGGAAGGCTTTGACCTGGTGATTGTCGGTACAAACGATAAGGCGGTAAACCGCCAGGTGCAGGCCGACTGTAAAGCCCGGCATCTTCTCGTCAACGTTGCCGATACGCCCGACCTCTGCGATTTCTACCTGAGTTCGGTGGTGAAAAAAGGAGATCTGAAAATTGCCATTTCTACTAATGGTAAATCACCCACGTTTGCCAAACGATTCAGGGAAGTGCTGGAAGAAATACTGCCCGACAGTTTACAGGAAACGCTGGATAACCTGACGGCTATACGCAACCAGCTCAAAGGCGATTTTGTCCAGAAAATGGAGAAACTAAATGAGATCACGAAGGTGTTGCGCTGA
- a CDS encoding lmo0937 family membrane protein: protein MGNLLYTIAVILIIIWLLGFLGFNSFGLGNLIHVLLVIAIIAVVLRLIQGRGV, encoded by the coding sequence ATGGGAAATTTACTTTACACGATAGCGGTTATCTTGATAATCATATGGCTACTCGGGTTTCTTGGCTTCAATAGTTTCGGCCTGGGAAATCTGATTCACGTCCTGCTGGTTATCGCGATCATCGCAGTCGTCCTTCGACTGATTCAGGGACGGGGTGTGTGA
- a CDS encoding NADPH-dependent FMN reductase, whose translation MLILAISGSLRAASANTSLLRTIAGIAPAGVTVTLYDGLDDLPHFSPERDIANPPVAVSALRTQLRAADAVLICTPEYAHGIPGVLKNMLDWTVSSGEFVDKPTGVITAATEGAFAHTSLLETLRMVSAHRVEGASLLIPLVRTKVMPNGEITDLPTAQAVQAVLNALIYAVTCQSPA comes from the coding sequence ATGCTCATCCTCGCTATCTCCGGTAGTTTGCGGGCCGCGTCGGCCAATACGTCTTTACTGCGAACCATAGCCGGAATCGCTCCGGCTGGTGTGACGGTCACGCTCTACGATGGATTAGACGATCTGCCGCATTTCAGTCCCGAGCGCGATATAGCCAACCCGCCCGTCGCCGTCTCAGCATTACGGACGCAATTGCGGGCCGCCGATGCCGTTCTGATTTGTACGCCCGAGTATGCCCACGGTATACCCGGCGTTCTGAAGAACATGCTGGACTGGACGGTGTCGTCGGGTGAGTTTGTCGATAAGCCAACTGGTGTCATTACGGCAGCAACCGAAGGCGCATTTGCTCATACGTCCCTCCTGGAAACCCTGCGTATGGTGTCGGCGCACCGGGTGGAAGGCGCTTCACTATTGATTCCGCTCGTCCGCACCAAAGTCATGCCCAACGGCGAAATAACCGATCTGCCAACGGCCCAGGCGGTACAGGCAGTGCTCAACGCCCTGATTTACGCCGTAACGTGTCAGTCGCCCGCCTGA
- a CDS encoding porin family protein has translation MKKSIKTLVAAAVLATGALFLSASDASAQNRVRTGIKGGLNASSLFYDSQGVSNKNERIGFHAGVFTQIPAGEFFAIQPELLYTTKGAAADYNIVGFTGQNTFKLNYAELPVLATFKLGQAVELQAGPYVSYLLNSDLTSNGDFGTGRGAINRDNFNKVDYGIAGGLNVYFGKAFIGARYEQGLQKIANSGAAQTLLGNAKNGVGMLSVGFSIN, from the coding sequence ATGAAAAAGTCAATAAAAACACTCGTAGCCGCAGCCGTTCTGGCAACCGGCGCTTTGTTTCTTTCAGCCTCCGATGCGTCGGCTCAGAACCGTGTACGGACAGGTATAAAAGGTGGTTTGAACGCCAGTTCGTTGTTCTATGACAGCCAGGGTGTAAGCAATAAAAACGAACGGATTGGCTTCCACGCAGGCGTATTTACCCAGATTCCAGCCGGCGAATTCTTCGCGATCCAACCCGAATTGCTCTACACAACTAAAGGCGCAGCCGCCGATTATAACATTGTTGGCTTCACGGGTCAGAATACATTCAAACTCAACTACGCCGAACTACCCGTATTGGCTACCTTCAAACTGGGTCAGGCTGTTGAGTTGCAGGCGGGTCCGTACGTATCATACCTGCTAAATTCGGACCTGACTTCCAATGGTGATTTTGGTACCGGACGTGGCGCTATCAACCGCGACAACTTCAATAAGGTCGACTACGGTATTGCCGGTGGTCTGAACGTATATTTCGGTAAGGCGTTTATTGGTGCCCGTTACGAGCAGGGTCTGCAAAAGATCGCCAATAGCGGTGCAGCACAAACATTGCTTGGCAATGCCAAGAATGGCGTTGGTATGCTGTCGGTCGGCTTCAGCATTAACTAA
- a CDS encoding YtxH domain-containing protein has translation MRSTRDFLTGIITGVVIGILTAPRSGKETREKLTEEANKRSGDLKDQWEKGVAQVKDGYEQAKTQVGQYADKAKDQYEQLKGQAQDAYDKERVKSQYNDKVDELANKTESGIEDARDSFKVN, from the coding sequence ATGAGAAGTACACGCGATTTTTTGACCGGCATCATCACAGGCGTAGTCATCGGCATTTTAACCGCTCCCCGCAGCGGTAAAGAAACGCGCGAGAAACTGACCGAAGAAGCAAACAAGCGCTCCGGCGATCTAAAAGACCAGTGGGAAAAAGGCGTAGCGCAGGTGAAAGACGGCTACGAGCAGGCTAAAACGCAGGTGGGTCAATACGCTGACAAAGCCAAAGACCAGTACGAGCAGCTCAAAGGTCAGGCACAGGATGCCTATGATAAAGAGCGCGTCAAGTCGCAATACAACGATAAAGTGGATGAACTGGCTAACAAGACGGAGTCTGGTATCGAAGATGCGCGTGACTCGTTCAAAGTTAACTAG
- a CDS encoding YtxH domain-containing protein, whose amino-acid sequence MKSLPGILVGLAVGAVVGLLLAPESGKKTRKRISSESDSFFKDLQDQLQTGLENIKSQYNDYVDTAASKTQDVVKQAKRRTNY is encoded by the coding sequence ATGAAATCGTTACCCGGAATTTTGGTAGGTTTAGCAGTAGGCGCCGTAGTTGGTCTTCTGCTGGCTCCCGAAAGTGGCAAGAAAACACGCAAGCGCATTTCGTCGGAGTCGGATTCGTTTTTTAAAGATCTTCAGGATCAACTTCAGACAGGACTAGAAAATATTAAGAGTCAATATAACGACTATGTCGATACGGCAGCGTCCAAAACGCAGGATGTCGTTAAGCAGGCGAAACGCCGGACCAATTATTAA